The genomic segment CCGCCTGCCTGCAGCTCCGGGAACACTTCCATGGGCAGGTCAGTGCTGCCTGCCAGCGTGGGAACACGGGGACAGTCGGGTGAGTGCTGCCAGAGGTGGGCGGgaatgtgtgcacacacatgtgtgaaTACAGCTATGCAGGAGCTACCCAGTGCCAGACCAAAGACCCTGGGGATGTCCTCCCGTCTTTATCTGTAGCCCTCTGCTGTAAAAACTGCTGTCCCCTCCGTGAGGCAGGCACCTGAGGTCTGGAATCCATTCGTTCCGTTCAGGCCTTTACACAAGTGTCAGTCCCCGGGGCCTTGCCCCAGTCCCCACAGTGCCTGCCTCAGCCTGGGCAGAGCTAGTGCCCACAGGCGGGAGGGCGAGGCTGCACAGGGATCCTGCCACTGCCCTCCTTCATAGCAAGTGGGCGGGGCCACTTTCTCCCTTCATCCCTAGGGGCTCATAGGTCATATGGTGCAACGAGGCCGCAGTGGAGGCCCAGGTGGCAGAGTGAAGTGGGGCTCTGGCCAGAATGGCTGGGGTGGCCATGGTCATGGGCTGAACATGGTGGCCCCGAGAGCACTGGTTCCACACAAGGTGCTTCTCACGGACCAGCTCCCTGATCCccctgggcagagctggggtgcaGGGAAAGCTGGGGTGCAAGGGAGCTCCGAAGCACCGGGCAATGCCTTTATTTCTGAGAAGCAGAATTACAGCTGCCTGAGAGCGGAGTGGACCCAGCTGCTCCCTCAGACGGGCCAGGTGAGGCACATCAGGGTGACACAAGGCTGCCCTCTTGCTGTTGCAGGTAGAGGAGGTTGGTGGTTTGGAAATGAGCTGCAGAAACTTTTTGTGGGGgctgtacctacggcatatgaaagttcctgggccaggaatcaaactcgtgccacaacagtgacttatcagagctgttgcagtgacaatgctggatccctaacctgctgagccacaagggagctccccagaatttttttttttttttttggtctttttgccttttctagggctgcacccatggcatatagagattcccaggctaggggcctaatcggagctgtagctgctggcctacgccagagccacagcaacaccagatccaagccgtatctgcgacctacaccacagctcatggcaatgccagatccttaacccactgagcgagaccaggggtagaacccacaacctcatagttcctagtcagtttcgttaactactgagccatgactggaactcccagaaattcttAAAGTATGGCTCACAGGTCCAGGATTGCTACTACTGGGAGTGCAGGACATGCAGAGGGAGGGACGAACTGCTCTTGGCCAGCAGGGTCCCCCCTCCCCAGAGAGCCTGAAAACTTCGGAGCTGCAGCCCAGGAGAGCAGACTTGAGTCCTGTCCACACCAAGCAGGCCCTGGCAGACTCCTCCAGAGGAGCGGGCGATGGACGGTGGTGTCCGGGGCAGGGGGTCCGGTGGGAGCCCCTGCAGgcaccccaggccctgcccccatgCCTGTGTCCCCTGCCCTTTGGCGTTATGTCCATGCCCTTAGCTTGCTGCAGCTTCCTGCCTGTGACCCCAGCTCGGACGCAGCCCCACCTGGGCTCCTCCCTCTGCATGTCCTGCACTCCCAATTCTCAGGGACCATTTCTGACTCTCACAGTGGGGACAGGggcccagtgggtcaggggtgCAAAGTCCCCAGAACAAATACAAGCCCTCCTGCTCTCCCTTCTGAGGCCAGCGAAGGGGACAGACATCCCAGGGTGTCTCACAAGCGGCTGTCCCTGTCCATATCCGGGACTGGAGTGGAGGAATGTGCTCTGGTGACCACGCTTGAGAGCCACACGCTGTATTCCTCACAGGCTCAAGCTCTCCAAGGTAGTTGTGGTTGGTGATCTCTACGTGGGCAAGACCAGCCTCATCCACAGGTGAGGGGGCACCCCACGCCTCCCCGGGAGGCCCAGATTTCATGTCGCTTTGGAGTCTGTGTGGCTGCTGTAAGGAATTGGGCAATGGGCAGGCCTGGTGGAGCATGTGCATCCCAAGAGCCTGGCACTGGTCACACTGTCCAGGGGCCTCTGGCTCacccccctgccctccctgccctccctgcccatgggctccccccccccgccctgcctgccctgcccgtGGGCACTGTGTCTCTCACTGCCCTGCAGCCAGCTGCCACAGCCTCTCTTTCCACATAGTTCTCGCTGGTGGCTCACGCCTACACCCACTGTCCATCTCTGGAGCTATTACTGCCTGTTCCTCCCCACAGTGGGCTTCCGTCACCTCCAGACCTTCACTGTCAGGGGTGCAGTCTCTGCACACGGCCTCTGTCAACATCCTTGGCCCCCCACAGGTTCTGCAAGAATGTTTTCAACCGTGACTACAAGGCCACCATTGGGGTGGACTTTGAGATTGAACGCTTCGAGGTCGCTGGGATTCCGTTCAGCCTCCAGATGTGAGTCACCCTGGCCTTGTGCATTCCTGCAGGGTCATGGGTCAGCTTCACAGAGCTCCCCAGGGAGGGCCTTAGCGGGCACCCAGGGGGATGCGGGCACTCCGGGGGACACGTCCACTTCCCCAGGCCCCATGCGCTCCCTCTGTCCTGACTactgcccctgcctcccctgaTGCTCCACCTGATGCTCCGCCTGTGACGTAGCATGGCCGCTGAACCTCTGTTATCACCTGGAAAACGGAGCCTAAATCAGTCCACtaggctctggtggaggccacaCAGTTCACAGGCCTTCCTCCGGCCTGCTGCTCCCCCAACTGCCCTCGCCCTGCTCCCCcgcctctgtctgtctgtctcttctctGCCAGACCCCAAGCCTCAGCCTCTCAGTACCCCCTGGCTTCAGCCCCTCCCCTCTAGTTTCCCTCAGAACATCCCAGAGTCCTCTCCCAGCCTCATGTTTTTTAACCACCAGAGCTGACCACACCTGCCTTCCCTCTCTTCTGGCCCCTGCCCAGTCTCCAGCCCTGCCCTATCCTGCATGGTGGCCCCTGCTGGCATTCCCCAGGCCTCTTTctgccccctcttcctcctctctccctggcaTTCATCCCATCCCCTGATTCCCTCCTCAGTCCTTCATGTGCTgcctgtgctgggcctgggtcATGGACCTCAGTTCCTAATCTGTCGAGGCAGGGCCCGTTCCTCTGAGACCAGCCCTGTGCCATCGTGGAGCAAGTGCCCGAGGGAGAGTCCAGGGTCAGACCAGGGAGAAGAGGCTGTGAAGACACAGGGCTACAGGACaggggggggtgcggggggatGAGGACCCAGGGAAACAGAGAGATAGGCACTGACCAGGCAGCCTGGATGGAACCGTGGTGAGCTCACCATTGTGCCCAAAGACCATATCTGATTAGAAGGCCCAGGACCAGGCAGGGTGGTTCTCCTGGCTCAGCCTCTCCTTGTCCTACACCGAGGCCATTGCCAGCCACCCTAGTGGCCCCACCTCTAGGCCACCCTCCCAGCTCCCACCAGAGTCatcttcagaaatgaaagaaaatatagatgaattaatgaaagaattgaagccaccccccccaaaaaaaagttttcatcatTCTAGATCACTTGGAAAAGTTTCAGACCATTGGTGTCTTGTTCATGGCTTGTCTACTTGTCAGTTTACTGAGAAAAGTTAGCTTTTgatgagttaatttttaaaaggggtgCATTTTCAGATTCAACCTCCTACCTGGTTCTAAACCAGGGCGAGTAGATCTCATGcgttccctttcctctttcctataCGTGCCCATTAGCAGACATCAGTAATTTATTGTTGCCTTCTTTCCCAAGGAGCCAGGGTTCAGCTCCTCCAGAGAGTCAGAGCTAACTGATCAGAGATGCAGACTTTGTCCATATTAGAGACCCCATCCCTACCCGGGGAGTTGAGCATCTCCCTACCTTGCAGGATGGAAGGTGGAGCCAAACCCCATCACACATGAGCAAGTGGCAGGGCCCCAGCTGGCAGCCCAGCCTGGAGCCCCAGTCCCAGTCACGGGGCCTCCTCTACTGGTGGACTTCCACATCTTCAGAGTGAGCCACATCAGGGAGCATGATGGCTGATTGATGGCACAGTCAGAAGGGAGAAAGCCACAAACTCCATTCATCCTGGCAGCAGAACTGCTAAGGCcatgtccctccctcccccacaagcACAGGGCATCCAGTGATGGGGTTCCCGACGTGGCACCCTAGGAAGGGCTCATAAggagttggggtggggatggCCGGCTGGTGGCAGGCACGTTCTGAAGGCCATGCATCAGGCCTCACAATCCTgctggctcaggccactgctattGATCGCTGAATCTGCCACCTCcctgtctccctttctctctctcggCCTCCGCACAGCTGGGACACAGCAGGGCAGGAGAAGTTCAAGTGCATCGCATCCGCCTACTACCGGGGTGCCCAGGGTGAGCAGCTGGGTGATGATGCTGAGTGATGGCCACCGTGGGGCCTCAACCATTGTATGGCAGGGGACCCCCATTGGGCTCACAGCATGAAGTCCAGGTCTTCCGCGTGGCTGCCAGATCTGTCCCCGGAGAACTGTTGAGGAAATGTGGGGGCCTGTCCCTGCCTCCCAGCTGGGTCTAGGCTGGCCCCAGCAGTCACATGCTTTAGGGACACTGTGGGAGTGGGTACTCCCTGAGAGTCTCAGCACCAGAGTCCACTCAGAAAGATGATCAGAGTGGGGATTGTCTGTGCGGAGACCCCAGAAAGAAGAGCAGTGTCAACTCAGTAGCCGGGGACGGGGCTAGGCCagaggggaggagtgggggtgggcatGTGGGGGGCTCCTCACCCACTATCCCCACGCACTGGGCAGGCCTCCCAGGCAGCGGGTGGCCATGGTGGCAGCGTAAGCTCCCTACTCTGACCAGGAAGGAGAGGGGTTGCTGTGGAATGGGAGTGGGCAGTTGGAGATACCCAAAACCAGACTCAGTGATCTCACAACCAGAGCTGCCACTGGTCAAAGGTCTGCCCTGCATCAGCTCCAGGCCAGAAGCTTTGGAATGGATGCTCTGGATTTGTCCTCAGAGCCACCCTGAGAGCTCGAGGTAGCTGCTGTCCTTagcatttcacagatggggaggcTGAGGTTTTCAGTGGAAGTGGCAGAGGGGAGGTTTGAAGCAGGAGTTTATCTTGCCTCCCTGGATCCCCCTGTGGCTGGTCTGCTGGGTGTGGATCAGAGAGGAGGCGCTGGGTCCCCAGggtctccctcccagcctctACCGTGGGATCCAGGGCTGAGCACCTGAGGGGCCATCCAGCAGTTCGTGGGAGTTCCCTTGTCACTCCTGTTTGCTTGGCCTTTTGCTGACTGGCTCTtggcttttccttctctgtgcagTGATCATCACGGCCTTTGACCTCACTGATGTACAGACTCTGGCGCACACCAGGCAAGTCTGGGGCCCTGCAGCCCCTGTGGTCCCGGGGCTCAGGAAGCTGCCTGGACGGCTCCCCATACCTGGGCCACAGCTGGGCCTTCCGGTGGCAGGTGTGTGAGTGACCAGGCTCCACGGTCAGAGCCAGCTGCCCACAGGCCAATGCTGTCACTTTTGTCTGGGTTTTCACATCCTTATCTCCAATCCCATCAGGGAGGCCGGGCTGGTCACCAGTTGATGAAAGTACAGGGCTCTCCAAGGGTGGGGGCAGAGTCACGGCTGAGATGGGACCTTCAGCTCCCTGACAGTGACCCCGCGTCCCCACCTGCCTGAGGCCCAGCATGGCTCAAGGTTCCCTCCCCATCAGCCTGTCCCCTGTGTTCCAGGCAGTGGCTGGAGGATGCACTGAGGGAGAATGAGCCGGGCGCCTGCTTCCTGTTTCTTGTGGGGACCAAGAAGGACCTTCTGGTGAGCAGAATGGACAGAACAGGGCCTGGGGCAGCATCCCCTTCAGACTGGGCTGGAGGAACAGAGGGTGACACCAAGGGGCCTAAGTGGGGACTTGCAGACGCAAGCTGGGGCTGAAAGGCGGGGCACTGGGTTCCCTTGCTCCTCCTTCAGGGCTGCTGGGTCTCACCTCTGGCCAGGTGTGCACCCTAGGTGCGTCCCCACAGGAAGCCTGGGAGTTTGGGTCAGCAGGGCCACTTTTCCCAGTCAGGGGCTGTCATGGAGCAGGTGGAAGCGGAGGCCGTGCGCCTGGCCAACGAGATGCAGGCTGAATACTGGTCCGTGTCAGCCAAGACCGGTGAGCTGGAGTGGGGCCCTGCTCGTGGATGGGAGGACTAGCACCCCTGTGTTCTCCAGTGAGACCCACACATCCCCCTGGGGTCTGTCCTGGTCCTGCGAGGTCAGCTAGAGGGCTCAGGGAGGCAGCAGTCGGGCTGGGACTGGGACACAGCTCACATGTAACCACAGTATCATCCTGCCTCCCACCTAATGGGGACGTAGAAGGGCCCAGTAACTGGGggctctctcccttccccaggtGTCATCATGGAGGGCACGGTGCTCATGACCCCCAGCCCTTACCCACACCCACCTGCTCTGCCCCAGCCTCActgggcccccagcccctgaGCAAACCTCACCCATGGGCCCTGCTTATCCCAATTCccaacatctctgagcctcaatgtCCTCATCTGGGAAACTGGGCGATGCCATCcatttcatgttatttatttatttatttttgcccgcaccagtggcatgtggaagttctcaggccagggattgaacctgtgacccaagttgctgcagtggcaacactagatcctcaacccactgcaccacagaactcTCATCTCAGTTTAGTTTTGTTTAGCTTTGTTTtcaaggccatacctgcagcagaCAGAaatttccagtctaggggtcaaatcagagctgtagccaccagcctatgccacagccacagcaacaccagatccaagccgcgtctgcgacctacaccacagctcacggcaacgctggatccttaagccattgagcgaggccagggatcaaacccgcatcctcatggctactagtcaggtttgttaccactgaaccacaatgggaactcttcatctcttttttttttttttttttggtctttctgccttttccagggccgctcctgcagcacattgaggttcccaggctaggggtcgaattggagctgtagccactggcctacgccagagccacggcaacgccagatctgagccacgtctgcgacctacaccacagctcatggcaacgccggatccttaacccactgagcgaggccagggatcaaacccgcaacctcatggttcccagttggattcgttaaccactgcgccacaatgggaactcctcccatctcattttatttttaacggaaaaaatattttatgttttaaaagccaTGTGATTCACTgaggaaaaagtgagaaaatgcagagtcgagaacaaactttgaaaacaagttGTTGGGGCATGAAATGAAATAACTTGGAGTACCTGTTGCACAGGAGGCCCCCGAGGGAGGCCCTGGGGACTCAGGAATCACACCTAGGAGTCCTTACCCCAGCAAGGGGCCACCATAGACACCTGCCCAGGAATTGGGTGAGGCACCACCTCCAGCCTAACACAGGCTAAAGTTGGTAGAGCCCGTGCcctgttccctctgcccttcctgccGGCATCCCCCAAGCCCTGTGAGAACCCGCCTTCTTATTGGGATAACAGCACGTTCCCTCAGAGCTCTCTTTGGGCCAAGCAAGACTGCTCTGTGCAGTTATATAAGTTGTTAGCTGAGCCAGGGCAGTGAGCATGTCCTGGGCTTGACCCAACCCTGTGCCCAGATGAGTGGCATTGTCCTCCTGGAGGAGGATGGCCAGTGGTTCTAATCCTATGGCTGCCAGCCTGACGTGCACGGGGGCAGAAGTGGCAGGGGTAACAGCTGTCTGTGCCCGCAGGGGAGAACGTGAAGGCATTCTTCAGCCGAGTGGCTGCCCTGACCTTCGAGCGGGCAGTGCTGCAGGACCTGGAGCAGAGGAGCAATGCCTGGTTGCAGGTCGGCGACGGGGACCTTATCCGTACGTGCAGGTGACgggccaggctggggagaggCTAGCGGCCTGAAATTCTTGTCCACCGCCCTCCCACTGTCCCCTTGGCCTGtggccctctctcctctcctggccgcccctcccccacccctctgacccctggcccgCAGCCTCCCCACCAGTGCAGGTGCTTGGCTGATGCCAAGTGACTTCTCCCCTTGTTGCAGGGATGGAGAGCCGTCTACCCGATACCCAGGACAACATGAGGCCCTCCAGCCTGGGCTGCTGTTAGCTGAGCCTTCATCAGAGGCCCCCACTCACCACACGTGTGAGCGCCCACCATGCGGAGCCCTAGGGTCTACCTTTCGTCAGTGCATGGGGAGCCAGGGTAGGCCCCCACCGGCTGCCCAGATGGTGAGGACACTGAGGGGATCACCTGGGGGCCTGTCGCTCCTACAGAGTCACCCAACAGCACCCCTTCCATCCTTGGGAGGCCTCAGGACCACAGACATGGACACGTGGCCCATGGCCCTCACCCTAGGCACACATTTGAGGTCCTTTCAGGCACTCTCCCCAGCTGTCCTGGGTCAGCCTCAGAATCTTCGTCATCTCCATGGTCCAGGCGAGGAGGATTTGTGGAAGCCAGTGCACGAGAGAGACCCAGCTGCCGTCCCTGTCTGGGCCTCTCAGTTACCAGCAGGACTGGCAGCTCTGGGCCTCGGAGCCCCAGGCCTCGCCATCCACTGTCACCCTGCCACAGACTTGCAGGGTCCCTGGGCAGCACTGCTCCTCTCTGGCCAAAGGGCCATCTCTGGCTCCTGCATGATCCATGTTGTCCTGTCCTCCCGCTCAGGGTGAGGACCGGCAGAACAGGCCACTCTGGCCCCTGGCCCACCCCCCACCAGATGATGAGTTTCCCCA from the Phacochoerus africanus isolate WHEZ1 chromosome 15, ROS_Pafr_v1, whole genome shotgun sequence genome contains:
- the RAB36 gene encoding ras-related protein Rab-36; protein product: MRSSLPPLGPPVSRDRVITSFPKWYTPAACLQLREHFHGQVSAACQRGNTGTVGLKLSKVVVVGDLYVGKTSLIHRFCKNVFNRDYKATIGVDFEIERFEVAGIPFSLQIWDTAGQEKFKCIASAYYRGAQVIITAFDLTDVQTLAHTRQWLEDALRENEPGACFLFLVGTKKDLLSGAVMEQVEAEAVRLANEMQAEYWSVSAKTGENVKAFFSRVAALTFERAVLQDLEQRSNAWLQVGDGDLIRMESRLPDTQDNMRPSSLGCC